A single window of Prionailurus viverrinus isolate Anna chromosome F1, UM_Priviv_1.0, whole genome shotgun sequence DNA harbors:
- the RPS27 gene encoding 40S ribosomal protein S27 — protein sequence MPLAKDLLHPSPEEEKRKHKKKRLVQSPNSYFMDVKCPGCYKITTVFSHAQTVVLCVGCSTVLCQPTGGKARLTEGCSFRRKQH from the exons ATGCCC CTCGCGAAGGACCTCCTGCACCCGTCCCcggaagaggagaagaggaagcaCAAGAAGAAGCGCCTGGTGCAGAGCCCCAACTCCTACTTCATGGACGTGAAGTGCCCGG GGTGCTACAAAATCACCACCGTGTTCAGCCACGCGCAGACGGTGGTGCTGTGTGTGGGCTGCTCCACCGTCCTGTGCCAGCCGACAGGAGGAAAAGCAAGGCTCACAGAAG GATGCTCCTTCAGACGGAAGCAGCACTAA